In one window of Tubulanus polymorphus chromosome 3, tnTubPoly1.2, whole genome shotgun sequence DNA:
- the LOC141902043 gene encoding uncharacterized protein LOC141902043, whose product MAWVKLFVMLGTVGIILTVWNAWTLAINSSSFVSVILLGGSVAFSFVCFDIARRRPCDSESLQFIVGFYFVIGIIIPITGWWRYRSLNRSSKDVENTQNRLLMKLIANTRDTKYGIDHGFKEMNSVDDFFKTQPLTNYKDYKPYIDYTFETGDLKDVTFKGEVVYYAATSGTTGNNKLFPISNLHIKGFVLDVAMTLYRAQHMFPAFTHLKRPFGIRINPTFKTSPQGLRIGPISSGRESNGYVPYEINKAASLAGEETVLYVHALLVLGKRNTEAFIFTFVGTTMMFMQLLEAKWKQLCTDIEIGQAWSALPLSVAIKTELNALLKPDPHRADELRKEFECGFKDIMPRIWPNAGCIALLTSGSFKNSAELLKKRYFGQIPVVSYAYGSTESSAACLTFVNDETEGNYTPIVDEVFFEFIAIDEVRSDHPPTKRIHQLRLDEEYEVVVTNNRGVYRYRCGDVIKVVGYYNDLPLIDLSYRSGQILNVANEKLTETALAEGLNIAADSLNVSIVEYTSVEGPLFEEVTKITRDGVNQGLYEVIFVELKTKDGNTVELSRHARTKFDEGLMEAQENYRAKRHQGILQPMSVYSVKDGTFSRFRQLVLSSNPLTSAIQFKQPKLLTKNEHIQFFVDNAECD is encoded by the exons ATGGCTTGGGTTAAGCTGTTCGTGATGCTTGGAACTGTTGGTATCATCTTAACGGTTTGGAATGCATGGACACTAGCAATCAACAGTTCATCTTTTGTTTCTG taataCTACTCGGAGGAAGCGTCGCGTTCAGTTTTGTGTGTTTCGATATAGCTCGAAGACGACCGTGCGACTCAGAGTCCTTGCAGTTCATCGTAGGCTTCTACTTCGTGATTGGAATAATCATCCCAATCACCGGTTGGTGGCGCTACAGGTCTTTGAATAGGTCATCCAAAGATGTCGAAAATACGCAAAATCGTCTACTTATGAAACTTATCGCAAATACAAGAGACACGAAGTACGGTATAGATCACGGGTTTAAAGAGATGAATtcagttgatgattttttcaaGACTCAGCCGTTAACAAACTATAAAGATTACAAGCCTTACATCGATTACACGTTTGAGACCGGGGATCTGAAAGACGTCACTTTCAAAGGAGAGGTTGTGTATTATGCTGCGACATCAGGAACGACTGGAAATAACAAATTATTCCCGATTTCCAATTTACACATTAAAGGCTTCGTTTTGGATGTTGCCATGACTCTCTATCGGGCCCAACATATGTTTCCGGCTTTTACTCATCTAAAACGACCATTCGGTATTCGAATTAATCCTACGTTCAAAACGTCACCGCAAGGACTTAGAATAGGACCGATTTCTTCTGGCCGCGAATCAAATGGTTACGTTCCGTATGAGATCAACAAAGCGGCGTCCCTGGCAGGCGAAGAAACTGTTCTCTACGTGCACGCACTTCTCGTATTAGGAAAACGTAATACGGAAGCTTTCATATTTACATTCGTCGGAACAACGATGATGTTCATGCAACTACTCGAGGCAAAATGGAAACAACTATGTACAGATATAGAAATAGGCCAGGCGTGGTCTGCCCTCCCCCTATCGGTAGCGATAAAAACTGAACTGAACGCACTGCTGAAACCTGACCCGCATCGCGCAGATGAACTGAGGAAAGAATTCGAATGTGGCTTTAAGGACATCATGCCACGTATTTGGCCGAACGCCGGCTGCATTGCCCTCTTGACGTCGGGGTCTTTCAAAAACAGCGCAGAATTGTTGAAAAAGAGATATTTCGGCCAAATCCCAGTGGTCTCGTACGCGTATGGTAGTACGGAAAGCAGCGCGGCGTGTCTGACATTCGTTAACGATGAAACCGAAGGCAACTACACACCGATTGTCGACGAGGTTTTCTTTGAATTCATCGCGATCGATGAAGTGCGCAGCGACCATCCTCCGACGAAACGAATCCACCAG TTGAGATTAGACGAAGAGTACGAGGTTGTTGTAACCAATAACAGGGGAGTTTACCGCTATAGATGCGGTGACGTCATCAAAGTAGTTGGATACTATAACGACTTGCCACTAATCGATCTTTCCTACAG ATCTGGTCAGATTCTAAATGTGGCTAATGAAAAACTGACCGAAACCGCCCTAGCAGAAGGTTTGAACATCGCTGCGGATTCATTAAACGTGTCCATTGTAGAGTACACATCCGTCGAAGGTCCATTGTTTGAGGAGGTAACGAAAA TCACTAGGGATGGGGTAAATCAAGGGCTTTACGAAGTTATCTTCGTCGAACTGAAAACGAAGGACGGGAATACGGTTGAATTGTCTCGACACGCAAGAACCAAG TTTGACGAAGGTTTGATGGAGGCCCAAGAAAACTATCGGGCCAAACGTCATCAAGGAATTTTACAGCCGATGTCGGTGTATTCGGTAAAGGATGGAACGTTTTCGAGATTTCGACAGTTGGTGCTATCGTCGAATCCGCTGACGAGCGCAATACAATTCAAACAACCTAAATTACTTACGAAAAACGAGCATATTCAATTCTTTGTCGATAATGCCGAGTGCGATTAA
- the LOC141902042 gene encoding proline-rich transmembrane protein 1-like, producing the protein MAQPAKGEAYVVGQPPAQYPGQPPAQYPGQPYPQQPQGTYYGHPAGQGITTVIVGQGPLQNPPPDHLVWSIMMIICCCWPLAIPATIKSCDVRDAVAAGDLPRAQTASKSSRCWNIAALVAGICAHLIWIIYVIVIYTVYAHTLYNRAG; encoded by the exons ATGGCTCAACCAG CTAAAGGGGAAGCGTATGTAGTGGGTCAACCGCCAGCTCAGTACCCGGGTCAACCACCAGCTCAGTACCCGGGTCAACCATACCCACAACAACCTCAGGGCACATATTATGGGCATCCAGCAGGACAGGGGATAACCACAGTCATCGTTGGGCAAGGTCCGTTGCAAAATCCGCCTCCCGATCATCTTGTCTGGTCGATCATGATGATTATCTGTTGTTGTTGGCCGCTGGCTATTCCGGCAACGATCAAATCTTGCGATGTCAGAGACGCCGTCGCCGCGGGAGATCTACCGAGAGCGCAGACCGCGTCGAAGAGCTCGAGATGCTGGAATATCGCAGCATTGGTCGCCGGGATATGTGCCCATCTGATTTGGATCATCTACGTCATCGTAATCTACACTGTGTATGCGCATACACTATATAACAGGGCCGGATAA
- the LOC141902051 gene encoding metabotropic glycine receptor-like, with the protein MQVLLMTLMTMFTTARFASYNEDDSEYIFPHQNGEMTTSRASNLDIVTRFLNLVERYEQTKENCTTGTGFNLGDGVVQQYGVRRFKRQALTAVNRANLLTRIWIGAPPSVLNNEYLFYTYVRNMVEGDDDIFAAGNCYDYKEFKDYTLFCPYAYRLPNGQIMVKDLSIEYKYLKNDSEWFYQARKKGNTLSRSNLTIGEELLRVNESYQGPLREVVSLSVRYEDGHWSLPYFDCGGGNIWMMTYTVPFFGYDAHKNYKFKGTSGIDIDLQKVDIDQCPHEGGDSTPNVFAGSAKCKKETTMCEPVPGLGFRRGSYKCICKMGYYFPDPSAGLDYFNGTEIEIEFEKHSKNLENRYLEYFDCFPCALGCDECVDDSPCIISLDWLQRSILLGITCAMMSGIPVIMWFVWAYREIKVLKAASPVLLKIILLGAMLLYSPMIVSYFEPTEITCSLRLWLREIGFSISYGALLLKTWRISMVFRVKSAQRIKISDTDLIKRLAFITFLFCAWMSVRTVVGRPKVIQGKHSSGLKAFQCSFDVWDYCAAIAELFLLLWGIRLCIVVRKAPSEFNESRFISWAIYNEFLLSLFLNISMLFLQSPSNPDLLYLVLFLHTQLTTTVTLAFLFGSKAFQAYVVYKNRYKEQAQTTISRGSKYMAAPKGVPTSTVLSTVTTAGAAPDKKMDDHEYCNSIEKELQDEFFNIHMKLELLKQKNLKFGNTILARKIATMCEVITRTEDQLTTCTDSVPSTPNINGKRVVISLDEYTNPTSV; encoded by the exons ATGCAGGTATTGTTAATGACGTTGATGACAATGTTCACGACGGCGCGGTTCGCTTCTTACAACGAAGATGATAGCGAATATATTTTCCCGCATCAAAACGGTGAAATGACCACGTCGAGAGCGTCCAATTTGGACATCGTCACCAGGTTTCTCAATCTGGTCGAACGTTACGAACAGACCAAAGAGAATTGCACGACCGGTACCGGGTTCAACCTCGGCGACGGTGTCGTGCAACAATATGGCGTGCGCCGATTCAAACGCCAGGCTCTCACCGCGGTCAATCGCGCCAATCTACTCACACGGATATGGATCGGAGCGCCACCTAGTGTTCTTAACAACGAATACCTATTCTATACGTACGTGCGCAATATGGTCGAAGGGGACGATGATATATTCGCGGCCGGAAATTGCTACGACTACAAAGAGTTCAAGGATTACACACTGTTTTGCCCGTACGCTTATCGTCTGCCGAACGGACAGATTATGGTGAAAGACTTGTCCATCGAATACAAATACTTGAAGAACGATTCCGAATGGTTCTACCAGGCGCGAAAGAAAGGCAACACCTTATCGAGATCCAACCTGACAATTG GTGAAGAGCTGCTACGGGTGAATGAGTCCTACCAAGGTCCTCTGCGAGAGGTCGTCAGCTTGTCCGTTCGCTACGAAGATGGTCACTGGAGTTTGCCCTATTTCGACTGCGGTGGCGGAAACATCTGGATGATGACGTACACTGTTCCGTTTTTCGGTTACGACGCGCATAAGAATTACAAATTCAA gggTACAAGCGGTATTGATATCGACCTGCAGAAGGTTGATATCGACCAGTGCCCTCACGAAGGTGGTGACTCGACGCCGAATGTGTTTGCCGGATCGGCGAAGTGCAAAAAGGAAACGACTATG TGTGAGCCAGTGCCTGGTCTCGGATTCAGAAGAGGATCGTACAAATGCATCTGCAAAATGGGTTACTACTTTCCTGACCCTTCTGCCGGTTTGGATTATTTTAACGGAAccgaaattgaaatagaattcGAAAAGCACTCGAAG AATTTAGAGAATAGATACTTGGAATATTTCGACTGTTTTCCGTGTGCCTTGGGTTGCGACGAATGCGTTGACGACTCGCCGTGTATCATATCGTTAGACTGGCTACAAAGAAGCATACTGTTGGGAATAACGTGCGCGATGATGTCTGGTATACCCGTCATTATGTGGTTCGTTTGGGCCTACAGGGAGATCAAG GTTCTCAAGGCAGCTAGTCCAGTTTTATTAAAGATAATACTGTTAGGAGCGATGCTTTTATACAGTCCG ATGATAGTTAGTTACTTCGAACCGACTGAAATCACGTGTTCATTGCGGTTGTGGTTACGTGAAATAGGCTTTTCAATATCCTATGGTGCTTTGTTGCTTAAAACATGGAG aATCTCCATGGTATTCAGGGTGAAATCGGCGCAGCGCATCAAAATATCGGACACCGATCTTATAAAGAGATTAGCGTTCATAACGTTCCTGTTCTGTGCGTGGATGTCCGTCAGAACGGTGGTCGGCCGACCGAAGGTTATTCAGG GTAAACATTCCAGTGGGTTAAAAGCCTTCCAATGCTCATTTGATGTATGGGATTACTGCGCCGCAATAG CGGAATTGTTTTTGCTACTATGGGGCATTCGGCTTTGTATCGTCGTTAGAAAAGCTCCTTCGGAATTCAACGAAAGTCGCTTCATAAGCTGGGCTATATATAACGAATTTCTACTATCGCTATTTTTAAATATATCAAT GTTATTTTTACAATCACCTTCCAATCCAGATCTTCTTTATCTCGTGCTCTTCCTGCATACTCAGTTAACCACTACTGTCACATTAGCCTTCTTATTCGGCAGTAAA GCTTTTCAAGCGtatgttgtttataaaaaTAGATACAAAGAACAAGCGCAAACAACAATCAGCCGTGGCTCAAAGTACATGGCAGCTCCGAAAGGCGTACCCACGTCTACCGTACTAAGCACTGTAACAACGGCGGGCGCTGCACCGGATAAAAAAATGGACGACCATGAATACTGCAATTCGATAGAGAAAGAGCTACAG GATGAGTTTTTTaatatacatatgaagttGGAATTACTGAAACAAAAGAACTTAAAGTTCGGCAACACGATCCTGGCTCGGAAGATAGCCACGATGTGCGAAGTGATAACTCGGACTGAAGACCAACTAACTACGTGCACGGACTCCGTACCTTCTACGCCGAACATAAACGGAAAGCGGGTCGTGATTAGTTTAGACGAATATACAAATCCGACGAGTGTGTAG